Sequence from the Streptomyces sp. NBC_00440 genome:
GCGATCACCGTGGCGGCCGTCGCCAAACTGCTGCTCGCCGACCTCCCCGAGCCGGAGCGGCGCAGCGTCGCCGAACGGCTCGACTACCCCACATACACGGCCCGTTCGACTCCGAACGCCGGCGCCTTCCTCAAGGAGCTGGCCACGGTGCGCGAACAGGGCTGGGCCACCGACCTCGGTGGCCACGAGGAGTCCATCAACTGCGTCGGAGCCCCCATCCGGGGCGTGGACGGCCGGGTTGTCGCCGCCATGTCGATGTCGGCGCCCAATGTGGTCGTGACCGCAGAGGAACTCCTCACCCTGCTCCCGCTGGTGCGCCGCACGGCCGACGCCATCAGCGGCGAGTACGCGGGCACCGCACCGCAGCCGAAGACCGTTTCCCCGCACCACCCCCCGAAGGAAGCAAGGGCATGACCGAGAAGACCGCTCTCACCCCCGCCACCCACACCACGCCGCCCGCGAAGTTCTCGCACGGCGTCCGCAAGGGCAACATCCTCCAGGTCGCCGGCCAGGTCGGCTTCCTGCCGGCCGTCGAGGGCCAGGCGCCCACCCCGGCGGGCCCGACCCTGCGCGAGCAGACCCTCCAGACCTTCGCCAACGTCAAGGCGATCCTGGAGGAGGGTGGCGCGACCTGGGACGACGTGATGATGATGCGCGTCTACCTCACGGACGTCGCGCACTTCGCCGAGCTGAACGAGATCTACAACGCGTACTTCGAGGAGCAGGGACTCACCCAGCCCGCCTCGGCCCGTACGACCGTCTACGTCGGCCTGCCGCCCGGCCTGCTCATCGAGATCGACGCGCTCGCCGTACTCGGCTGACACCGCCTCACCCCGACCCGGCACGGCGCCCCTTCCCCCTTCCGGGGCGCCGTGCCGCGCACCACCCTGCTCCGCCGCACCCCTGCATCTCCCGTGCACTGAAGTCTCCCCTTGTGCACCGGCAGCCCCCCCGCCCCTGAAGTCCCCGAGGAAACAACGGAGTTCCCCCATGTACTTCGCCGCTGACACCCCCGCAGCGCCACCCCACACCGGCGGACTGCTCGCCGTCGTCGGCGGCACCACCGGTCTGCTGACCGTCGCCGTCCTGGGCATAGCACTGCTCCTCTTCCTGATCATCAAGGTCAGGCTGCAGCCGTTCGTCGCGCTGCTCGGCGTCTCCATAGCCGTCGGCCTCGGTGCCGGACTCTCCGTCACCGAACTCTTCGGCACGGTCCAGAAGTCGTCGTCGGTCTCGATGATCGAGTCGGGCATGGGCGGCATCCTCGGGCACATCGCGATCATCATCGGCCTCGGTACGATGCTCGGCTCGATCCTTGAGGTCTCGGGCGGCGCCGAGGTGCTGAGCTCCCGGCTGCTGAACCTCTTCGGTGAGAAGCGCGCCCCGCTCGCGATGGGTCTCACCGGCCTCATCTTCGGTATCCCGATCTTCTTCGACGTCGGCATCTTCGTCCTCGCGCCGATCGTCTACGCGGCCGCCAAGCGGTCCGGCAAGTCCATCGTCCTGTACGCGATGCCGCTGCTCGCGGGCCTGTCGATGACCCACGCGTTCCTGCCGCCGCACCCCGGCCCGGTCGCGGCCGCCGCGCTCTTCCACGTCTCGCTCGGCTGGGTCATCCTGATCGGCGCCGCCTGCGGTATCCCCGCCGTGCTGGCCGCCTGGGTGTACGCGGCGTGGATCGGCAAGCGCCTCTTCGTCCCGGTGCCGCAGGACATGGTCGAGGCCGCCGAGGAGGCCAAGGCCGCGGTCGTCGCCGAGCAGCAGGCCCTGGGGGTCGAGCCGCAGGAGAAGCCGGTCCCGCTGGGCACGGTCCTCGCGATCATCGGTACCCCGCTGATCCTGATCCTGCTGGCGACGTTCTCCTCGATCGCGCTGGACCCCTCGACGCTCCGCTCGGTCCTGGAGTTCTTCGGCCACCCCTTCGTCGCCCTGACGATCGCGCTCTTCCTCTCGTACTACCTGCTGGGCATCCGCCGCGGCTGGTCGCGCAAGTCCCTGGAGGCGGTCTCGACCGCCTCGCTCAAGCCGGTCGGCAACATCCTGCTGGTGGTCGGCGCCGGCGGCATCTTCGGCGCGGTCCTCAGCGGCAGCGGCATCGCGGGCGCCCTGTCCAAGACCTTCAACGACGTGGGTCTGCCGGTCATCGTGCTGGCCTACCTGATCTCGCTGGTGCTGCGGGTGGCCCAGGGCAGCGCGACGGTGGCGATCGTGACCACGGCGGGCATCGTCCTGCCCCTGGTCGACGGCCAGCACCTCTCGCAGCCCCACCTCGCCCTGATCATCATGGCCATCTCGGCCGGCTCGATCTTCGCCTCGCACGTCAACGACGGCGGGTTCTGGATGGTCGCCAAGTACTTCGGCATATCGGAACGCGACACGCTGAAGTCCTGGACGGTGCTGGAATCGGTCCTGTCGGTGGCGGGCTTCGTGGTCGCCGCGCTGCTCAGCCTGGTGATCTAGCAGGTCGCGCCCCGGCAACGTGCTCGGTGACCGCTGCCGGGGTTTCGGGGCGGGGAACGCAGCGGTGGGCGACCGCGGTCGACCGCAGGCGGATCACACAGTGACGCGCTTGCCGGACATGAATTCCGCGAGGCCCGAGACGGGGAGGACGCGGACGCTCTGTTCCGCCTGGGGCAGGGCATCCCGGTAGGCCACGAGGTCGCGTACGTCCGAGGTCACGACCACGCTGCTGACATGGCGGGCGGCGATGACCATGGCGAGGGCGTCCACCGCGTCGGGGCGTTTCTCGGCGGGGATGGCGGCGAGCGCGAGCAGCTGCCCGGCGCGCTTCGCGTCGCTTTCGAGATGCCCCACGTCGCAGGGGCCGCACCCTGCGACCCGGGCCTCCCGGGTGCCGAAGACCGTGCACTGGGGCACACACCGGCTCAGCGGTGTCCAGCGTCCCGGGCGCCAGACCTGGGCCAGCACCGGGAGGGGCACCACGGGCGGATGGTCCAGCCGGATCAGTGCCTGGTGGAAGGTGTGTGCTGTGCGGTCCTGGTGGTCGAGCGCGATGAGCATGCCTGCGTCGTAGACGAAGGCCGGGTGGCTCACGCCGCTTCTTCCGACGAAGGTGCGAGAGCGTGGGCGATACCCGCGAGCGCTGCCGCGATCTCGGCGTCGTCGATCCCGAGCTCCGCGCCCTCCGGAGCGGGCAGGGCCTCGGTCGCGGCGATGTCCGCATCGATCGTCGCGAAGCGACGGGCGATGACGGCGTCCTCCTGCATCTGCTTCTGAACGGCGAGGGTCACATAGCGCGTCACATCGAGCTCCGCCGCCCGTGCGTGCTCCTTGAGCGAGGCTTTGAGGTCAGGGTCCATGCTGATGCTGAAGCGTTCCTTGGGCGCCATGACAGAAGCGTAGCACTGCGTGTTACGGCCATGGGGTGCGACCGCGTGACCTCAGGTGCCGGGGAAGCAGTCCAGGCCGGCCCTGCTCCGGCCGGCCGCCCCTATGCCATCTGCCGCCGTACCAGCTCGTGCAGGCGGCCGTCCGTGTCCGCGAGGAGCTGGGCCGGGGGGCCCTGCTGGACGATGTGGCCGTCCGCCATGACCACCACCCGGTCCGCGTCCATGACCGTCGACAGGCGGTGTGCGATGACGATCCGGGTCGCGTTCAGTGCGCGCGTGCTGTCGATGACCGTGCGCTGGGTCTCGTTGTCGAGTGCGCTCGTGGCCTCGTCGAAGAACAGGATGCGGGGGCGACGGATCAGCGCCTGCGCGATCATCAGGCGCTGGCGCTGGCCGCCCGAGATCGCGCCGCCGCCGGCGATCATCGTGTGCAGGCCCATCGGCATCTGTTTGATGTCCTCGGCCAGACCCGCCATCGCCGCCGCCTCCCACGCCTCCTCCTGCGTGAACACCTCAGCACCGCAGATGCAGTCCAGGATCGAACCGGTCAGCGGCTGGGCGTTCTGCAGCACCACCCCGCACTGCCTGCGCACCGCCGCCTGGTCGAGTGCCGTGAGGTCCTGGCCGTCGTACAGGACGCCCCCCGAGACCGGCCGGTCGAAGCCGATGAGCAGCCGCAGCAGCGTCGACTTGCCGCAGCCGCTCGGGCCGACGACCGCCACGAACTCGCCAGGACGGACGGACAGCGACACGTCGTCCAGGACGAGCGGGCCGTCGTCCGTGTACCGGAAGGACACCCCGCGCGCCTCGATCTCCCCCGTCAGGGCGCCCGGCTGGGTGCTGGCGGCGCGTACCTCGGGCGCCTCGTCGAGCACCGGCTTGATCTGCTCGAACATCGGAAGGACCGCCGCCGCCGAGAGCGCCGCGCCGGTGAGCTGCGTGACCGCGGTGAGCAGCATCGTCACCGCGGTGCTGAACGTCAGGAAGTCGCCCGCCGACATGCTGCCCCGCGCCGGGCCCGCGAGCAGCATGAACATCACCAGTGAGCACAGCGGCAGATAGACGGAGTTGAGGACCGTGGTGAGGTTCTTGACGCGTCCCGCGCGCCGCTGGAGTTCCCGGCTGCGCGCGAACTCCCCGGCCCACGCGGCGTACGCGAAGCTCTCCGCGCCCGCGACACGCAGCTTCGGCAGTCCGCGCAGGGTCTGGAACGCCTGGTTGTTGAGCTTGTTGCCGAGCACCACGAGGCGCCGCTGCCAGCGCAGCTCCCACAGCCCGAGGGCGAGGAACACGGCCGCGATCACCGCCAGCATCCCGAGAGCGGCCAGGGCGAGGGGCACGCTGTAGCAGAGCAGCAGGACGAGGTTGAGCGTGCCGACCGTGCCCGCCTGCACCACCACGGGGCCCACCCCCGACAGGAGCCGGCGGATCGAGCTGATGCCCATCGCCGCACTGGCCAGTTCGCCGGTGGAGCGCGAGGCGAAGAAGCGCGTCGGCAGCCGCAGCAGCCGGTCCCACACGGCCGGTTGGAGCGCGCTCTCGATCCGGCCCTCCATCCGCAGGATCGTCAGGTTCTGGAGCAGCATGAACGCCGCCGACACGATGCTCGTCACCATCACCGCGACGGACACCTGGACGATGAGGTCCGACTCGGCGTTCGGCACGTACTCGCCCAGGACCCGCCCGGTCGCCACCGGCACCAGGGCGCCGATCGCGACCGTCACCAGGCCCGCGCCGAGCAGGTTCCGCAGATCGCCCCTGGTGCCGCGCGCACTGAACCGCAGCAGCCGCAGCGGGCTCAGCGGCCGGTCGGGTAGCGGCCGGTACAGCATCACGGCCCGCGGTTCGAACTCGTCCGCGTTGTCCTCGTCGATCCGGGTGGGCCGTCCGCTGGAGGGGTGCACCGCCTCGTACCCGCCGCGCCGCCACAGGAGCGCGACCGGGGCGCCGGACGCGGCCCGGTGTCCCACCAGGGGGCCGGTGTTCTCGCGCCACCAGCGGCCGTCGAGCCGGACCGCGCGGCTGCGGATCCGCGAGGCGACCGCGACCTGCTCGACCGGGTCGATCCGGTCGCTGACCGCGCCGCTGCGCGCGGGCTCGGTGAGCGTGATCCCGGCCGCGTCGGCGACCAGCTTGCACGCGGCGTACGTCGCGTCGTCACCGTATCCGGAGGACGTACGCCGTGAACTTCCCCTGCTCTGGCTGCCGATGGACGCGAGCAGTGTCCGGTCGGCGTTCTCGCGGACGGTCTCGCCCGCCTTGATACCGGCCGCCGTACGGGTCTCGTGCGCGCTCTCCAGGCGCTCGATCCACCGGTCGAGGGCCGAAAGCAGCCGGAACTGCTGGTTGACCATGCGCTGCCACATCGACCCGTCGACCAGCAGGTCGCCGGCCGCGTCCGCGCTGTACGACGCCCCGTACTGCACGCTGCCCGGCATGACCGGCAGCCACAGGATGTCGTCGTCGCCCACGGAGTCGTCGCCGGCGGTCCTGCCGTCGAGCGGGGCCTCGAACAGCACCCGCTGACTGCGGCCCACGCCCAGCGCGAACGCGTGCTCCAGGAGGCTCAGCGCCGCGTCCTGGGTGTCGTACTGGCTGAGGTACTGCTGGTCGTACGCCCACGAGCCGTCGCCGTGGTCGGGGCCCTGCAGTTCCCGCAGCGCGATCCGGCGCAGCGCGCAGCCCTGCAACGGCCGCCCCACCAGCGTGTGTTGCGGCCCCTCGACCGGACCGAGGAGCAGGGTCCCCGCCTCCAGCCGGCCCAGGAAGTGCCAGTGCCCCTGCGCCGCGGCGTCCACCGCGAACAGGTCGAGCGCGCCCCCGACGACGAGCCACAGGACCTGCGGCCCCTCCAGCGGCAGGCTGCGCAGGCCGGTGCAGTCGACCGGCACGCCCAGCGCGCCGAACGCGGCGGTCACCTGGTCGCCCGCGGTGTGCTCCTGGTGCGGGTACGTCACGTCAGTGCTCCCTGACCAGGTCGGCGTACGGCCCCCCGGCGGCGACCAGTTCCTCGTGGCGGCCGCGCTCCACGACCTGGCCGTGGTCGAGCACCACGATCTCGTCGCTGTCGCGGACCGTGCTGAGGCGGTGCGCGATCACCACGCACGCGCAGCCGCGGCGCCGCAGATTGTCGATGATGATCTGCTCGGTCTCGGCGTCCAGGGCGCTGGTCACCTCGTCGAGCACGAGGACGCTCGGCCGCCGGACCAGGGCACGCGCGATTTCGAGCCGCTGGCGCTGCCCGCCGGAGAAGTTCCGTCCGTCCTGCTCGACACGGCCCTGGATGGAGCCGGGCCTGCGCGCCACCACGTCGTACAGCGCCGCGTCCTTGAGCGCGTCGACGACCGCCTCGTCGGGGATCGACGGATCCCACAGCGCGACGTTGTCACGGACCGTGCCCTCGAAGAGGAACACGTCCTGGTCGACGAAGGACACGGACGCGGTCAGCGCGCCGCGCGGGATGTCGTCCAGACGCTGCCCGTCGATCCGGATCGTGCCCTCCCAGGGGGTGTACAGACCGGAGATCAGCCGCGACACCGTCGACTTGCCGCTGCCCGAACCGCCCACGAGGGCGACCTGCTGCCCCGGTCCGACGGTCAGCGAGAAACCCGTCAGGAGCGGCTTGTCGAGCGGGCTGTAGCCGAACGTGATGTCGTCCAGCGTGACGTGCCCCTTCAGACGGCGCGTGCTCCCGGCTGTTCCGGACGGGGCATCGTCGGAACGGGCGTACAGGGAGTCCACCGGAAAGTTCTCGACGTCCTTCAGCCGCGTCACGTCGGCGGCGAAGTCCTGGATGCGGCCCGCGACGCCGTTGAGACGGGTGACCGGCGCGGTGAAGCGGACCACGAGCGCCTGGAACGCCACCAGGAGCCCCACCGACAGATGCCCCTCGACCGCGCGCAGACCGCCGATCCACAGGATCAGCGCGCTGTTCAGCGTCGCCAGGGTCGGCGCCACGATGCCCAGCCACGCGCTCGGCACCCCGAGGCGCTGCTGCTCCTCAAGCGTGGTGGCGTGCTGCCCGGCCCAGCGCCGGAAGTAGCCGTTCTCGCCGCCCGTCGCCTTCATCGTCTCGATCAGCTGAAGGCCCGTGTACGAGGTGTTGGTGAGCCGGGCGGTGTCCGCGCGCAGCTTCTGCGTACGCGTGGCGCGCAGCCGGATCACGATCCGCATCGCGACGACGTTCCCGAGCGCGATGCCCACCCCGACGAGCGTCAGCTGCGGGTCGTACGTCCACAGCAGCGCCGCGTACAGCAGCACCACCACACCGTCGACTCCGGCGGCGGCCAGATCGCGCGCGAGGGTCTCGGCGACCGCGTCGTTCGACTGGAGACGCTGCACCAGGTCGGCCGGGCTGCGCTGCGCGAAGAACGTCACGGGAAGCCGCAGCAGATGCCCCAGGAAGCGGGCGCTGCTGAGCGTCGAAGCGATGATGCGCCCGTGCAGCAGGTTCGCCTGCTGGAGCCAGGTGAGGACGCCGGTGAGCGCCACCATCGTGGCCATCGAGGCGAACAGCGCGCCCAGGAGCGATGTCTGATGGCCGAGCAGGAACATGTCGATGTACGTGCGGCTGAGCGCGGGCAGCGCCGCGCCGGTCGCGACCAGCAGCAGGCTGGCGAGGAGCGCGGCGAGCATCGTGCCCGTGGTGCCGCGCAGGCGCGCGGGCAGCGCCCTCAGGACGCCCGGCCTGCGGCCGCCCTCGCGGAATCCTTCGCCCGGTTCGAGTACGAGGACGACGCCGGTGAAACTGGTGTCGAAGTCCTCGGCGGGCACGAACCTGCGGCCCTTGTCCGGGTCGTTGATGTGTACGCCGCGCCGGCCGAAGCGCCGGCCCATGCCGTCGTAGACGACGTAGTGGTTGAACTCCCAGAAGAGGATCGCGGGCGCCTTGACCTCGGCGAGGGCGGCCGGCTCCATCTGCATGCCCCTGGCGGTCAGGCCGTAACTCCGCGCCGCTTTCAGGAGACTGCTGGCCCGCGAGCCGTCACGCGAGACGCCGCAGGCGATGCGGAGCTCTTCGAGGGGGACATGGCGGCCGTGGTGGGCGAGGATCATGGCCAGGGACGCGGCGCCGCACTCGACGGCCTCCATCTGGAGGACGGTGGGCGTCCGGACCGTCCGGTGGCGGCGGCGCTGCGGCGCGGGCGCGGGGCGTGCCCTGCGGCGGCCGTGGCCGGCCGGCGGCAGCTGCTGCTGGGCGGCGGGGGAGGGGCTCACGGAAGCAGCCAATCGATCGGGTGCTGCCCGGCGAGGTGCACGGCGCCCGAGGCCGGGGTCATGGAGTCGAGCGCGTACGGCGGTCCGCCGGCGGACGACCACGCGTAACCCGACTTCGTGGCGGAGGACTTGACCAGCTTCACGAGGACCGCGACCGTCGGGCCGCCCTTCGTGAACTGCCCGGCCAGCTGTTTGTCACCGAGGAAGCCGGCTATCTGCTGCTGGGTCTGCGCGCCGTGCCCCACGGCCTGTACGCGGCCCCGCAGCATCCCGTACTGCTGTTCCGGCGCCGACTGGACGGTGAGATCGACGTCAGCGCCGACCGGCACGGTCCCCGCGCTGTCCGCGGGGACGTAGACCATGGCGAGGAGGGGATCCCCGGCGCTGCGGGTCTTCTCCACGGTGGCGACATCGGCGCCGGTGGTCACGACCGTGCCGATCCCGGCCGACAGTGTGGTGACCCGGCCCGCGTCGATGGCGCGGACGAGCCGGTCGCCCTGCTCCGTACGGACCTTGAGGACGGGCGCGCCGGCGGCCAGGCGCTGTCCTTCCTTGGCGAGCACGCCCGTGACCTGACCGGTGACGGGGCTCTGGAGGACGTAACTGCCCTGCGCGTGCGTCAGGATGCCGGGTGCGCGGAGGGTCGACGACACCGACCCGGTGACCGCCCACACGGACGCGGCGGCCATCACGACGACCGTCACGACCAGGGCGAGCAGTCCCTGCGGTCTGGCGAGCCGCACGGGAAGGTCGAGTTCCTCGGGCGACTGCAGCTTGGACAGGGCCTGTTGGCGGAACTGCACGACATTCTTCCCTTACGTTGCGGAGCCGGTGGACCGACAGGCCCTGACGGCGCCGTCAGGCCCCGGAACCCTGGGGAAGGTTCCGGGGCCTGTGTGGAGCCGTGGCTCAGGCGCCGGCGATGAGGCCGGTGACCGTGCCGGTGACGGCGCCGGTGTTGACACCGGTCAGACCCGCGACCGTGCCGGCGACGCCGCCGACGAGGCCCGAGACCGGGGCGATGGAGTCGGCCGTGCCGGTCACGTTGCTGACGAGGCCACCGACGAGACCGCCGGAGACGTTGTCGAGGTCGGCGTCGGAGATCTCAAGGGTCTGAACCTGGGGGACGGAGTTCATGATGTGAGCGGCCTTTCTCAGGGGTAATTCGAGAAAACGGGAATCAGTGGTGCAACTCCCGCGGTGCGGAGGATCAAAGCACGATGGCCCCTCGCACATCCACTCGGAGCGTCCCCGCTCAGGGGCTGTGTGGTCACAGAATTGCGGCGGAGTGCAGGTCTGTTCACCGACCCGGGACAGCCCCTTCACGGGATCGATAGGTTCGCATTACCCGGGGCGCTGTGACATTCACCAAAGTGGACACTCCCGCATTAATGACCAACGTCAATTCTGCGGGTTGTGCGTGTTCTCGGGACGCAGTGACCGGACTGCGCAGTCGGTGTGCAGGTTCACTGGAGATGCTCATGGGGCGGCCGGGGCCGGTGGGGTTCCCGGCTGCTCGGTCCCGCTTCACAGCGCTCCGATCACAGCCATCCGGAGCGCTGTGCCTGCAAGGCCATCTGGAAGCGGTTCGCGGCGCCCAGCTGGGCCATCAGGATCTGCAGGCGGCGGAAGAGCGTGCGGCGGCTGATTCCGAGCTCGCGGGCGATGACGTCGTCGCTCGTGCCGCCCGCGAGGAGCCACAGCAGCCGGCGGTCGGCGGGCGGCAGGCCGCCCGGGCGGGCGGTGCGGCCGTGGAACGGCAGGGCGTTCTGCCAGGACTGCTCGAACAGTGCCATGAGCGCGGAGAGCAGGCCGCACGGCTGCACGACCAGCATCGTGTTGTGCACGTCGGCCTCTTTGATCGACAGCGACACGAGCCCGTACGCCTCGTCGATGATCACGAGCTTGACCGGCACCGACGGCAGCACCCTCGCCTGCTCACCGGCCTTGATGCACGGTTCGACGGCCTCCTCCAGATGGCCCGGGTGCTCCAGCGACGCCCGCGAGTACACGACACGCTGTGTCACACCGCGGGCCAGCGTCGCCAGCGCGTCGTCCGTGGCGCCGGACAGCGGGAAGTACGGCGGTGACTCGAACTGCCGGATCTGTTCGCGGGCGCTCGCCCACGCCTGGCGGATCCTGGGTCCGACGGCCTCGCCGGTCACGACCTCGACCAGGTGGTCGTTGTACGCGGCGAGCCGCTGACGCCGGAACGACTCGAACGCGCCCCCGACGCTGATGCGCGACTCCTCGACCTCGGCCGCCCGGTGTCTGGCGAGGATCTCCAGACCGGCGGTCGGCGGAACCGGCGCCACCACGTCCCCGCCCGACCCGGCGGCACTGGCCAGACCGGCGTCGACCAGTGCGCCGTAAGCCGTGGTCAGTTCCGCACCGTCCAGACCGGCCGCGGCGCCGACAGCACTCAGCGGGGCCGGGGCCAGTTCGAGCAGCGCCAGATAGACCCGGACCGCCGAGTGATCGATTCCCAGGAGCCGCAGGGCCTCACCGAGCTTCGCGTTCGTCATATGCCCCATTATCGGTGGCTCCCGCCGGGGTGTCTGTCCGATCTGTGCCACTGGCACTCTTCCGCCCCGAACGCGCGCGGTGCGAGGTAGCGTCCGGGAGCCGCCGAGTGGCTGCGGGATCCATCCAGAGGAAGGTGTACGACGTGGCGAAAGGCCGGAGGAACGGTCTCTACTCAGGGATCTCCGATGAGCTGTCCGCTCTGATGCGGACGGGCTGGGCGGACACCGAGCGGCACGACCTGACGCTCGCCGAGCAGTCCCCGCACGCGGCCCGCCGCCGAGCGGCGCTCTCCGCGCGCTTTCCGGGCGAACGCCTCGTGATTCCCTCCGGGAACCTCAAGGTCCGTTCGAACGACGACACCTACCCCTTCCGGCCGTACTCGGGCTATGTGCACATGACCGGAGACCAGGTCCGGGACGGCGCGCTCGTCCTCGAACCCCGTGCGGACGGCGGCCACGACGCCTACTGCTACCAGCTGCCGCGCGACAGCAGGGACAACGACGAGTTCTGGACCGGCCCCACGGCCGAGCTGTGGATGGGCCGCCGCCGCTCCCTCGCCGAGTCGGAGCTCGTGCTCGGCCTGCCCTGCCGTGACATCCGCACGGCCGCCGACGACCTGGCCGCCGCCCCCGCCGCGCCGACCCGGATCGTCCGCGGTGTCGACCCGGCCCTGACGGCCGCCGTCACCACCGATGAGGTGCGCGACGCCGAACTCGACGAGGCGCTCAGCGATCTCCGGCTCGTCAAGGACGAGTGGGAGATCACGGAGCTCCGCAAGGCCGTGGACTCCACGGTGCGCGGATTCACCGATGTGATCGGTGAACTCTCCACGGCGATCGCGTCGTCCGAGCGGTGGATCGAGGGCACGTTCTTCCGCCGCGCACGCCTTGAGGGCAACGCCGTCGGCTACGGCTCGATCTGCGCAGCGGGCGAGCACGCCACGATCATGCACTGGACGGACAACGACGGTCCGGTGCGCCCCGGCGACCTGCTCCTGCTCGACGCGGGCGTCGAGACGAACACCCTCTACACGGCCGACGTCACGCGCACCCTCCCGATCAACGGGACCTTCACGCCCGTGCAGCGCAAGGTCTACGACGCGGTGTACGAGGCCCAGGAAGCGGGCATGGCCGCCGTCAAGCCGGGCGCCGCGTACCGCGACTTCCACGAGGCGTCGCAGCGCCACCTGGCGACCCGGCTGGTCGAGTGGGGCTTCATCGAAGGCCCGGCCGACCGCGCGTACGAACTCGGCCTCCAGCGCCGCTTCACCATGGCCGGTACCGGTCACATGCTCGGTCTGGACGTCCACGACTGCGCGCAGGCCAGGCAGGAGGAGTACGTCGACGGCGTAATGGAGCCGGGCATGGTGCTCACCGTCGAGCCCGGCCTGTACTTCCAGCCGGACGACCTCACCGTGCCCGAGGAGTGGCGCGGCATCGGCGTCCGCATCGAGGACGACCTGCTCGTCACCGACGACGGCAACGAGAACCTGTCGGACGGTCTGCCCCGGTCGGCGGACGAGGTCGAGGCGTGGATGGCCCGTTTCGCCGGCTGAGTGCGCTCAGCGGGCCCTGCGGTGAAGGTGGGATGCTCATCCGGCCATCAGCCGCCGGATGTACGCCGCGTCGGTCCGGGTCCGGTCGAGCACCTGGGCGTAGGGCAGCGCGTACGGGCTGTGCAGGGTGAGTACGCCGCCGAAGTCCGCTGCTCGAAGGTGGGCGATGATCGCAGGCCACGGGACCATGCCGTCGGCGAGTCCGAACCAGTCGGAGGCCCATGCCCGCCGGCCGCTCGGGTCGAGGGCGGCCGGGTACCAGCCGCCGTTCTTCACCCCCACGCAGCCGAGCCAGGTCGCCAGCAGGTCGAAGGTCAACCGCCAGTCCTCCCGGCCTTCCTGCACCACCTGGTTCCCGGGGTCCGGGTAGGCGACGAACGTGGCCGGATCACGCCCGTCGAGGAGCCGGTGCGCGAGCGCGCCGGAGCTGTGCACGGTGCCGCCGTGCAGCTGCAGCGCGAGCCGGACACCGGCCCGTTCTGCGATCTCGCCCAATACGTCGAGATCGCGCCTGGCTCGGTCGATCTGCTCGGTGACCCGAGTGTGCGGGTCGTACTTCCAGAAGCCGAGCCGAACCGTGCCGATCCCGGCCGCGGCGCAGGCGTCGAGCACGGACTGGGCCGGGTAGGCCGCGGGATCGCTGAGGTCGGTCGTCGCCAGCGGCACCGACAATCCGCCTTCGCGGCAGCGGGAGACCGCGGTGGAGATGTCGGCAGGGCTCGTCGGGGAGGCGGTGAAGCCGTCCCGGATGAGGAGATCGACGCCGTCGAAGCCGAGATCGGCGCTCGTGTCGGCGACCTCGGCGACTTCGCGGTCGCCGAACAGCTTGGTGAACAGGACCGTTTGCATCTGGCGCTGCCTTTCTCTCAAGGGGCACGGCGCGGTTGACTCCGCAACTGCGAGGCGGGT
This genomic interval carries:
- a CDS encoding NHLP family bacteriocin export ABC transporter peptidase/permease/ATPase subunit, translated to MSPSPAAQQQLPPAGHGRRRARPAPAPQRRRHRTVRTPTVLQMEAVECGAASLAMILAHHGRHVPLEELRIACGVSRDGSRASSLLKAARSYGLTARGMQMEPAALAEVKAPAILFWEFNHYVVYDGMGRRFGRRGVHINDPDKGRRFVPAEDFDTSFTGVVLVLEPGEGFREGGRRPGVLRALPARLRGTTGTMLAALLASLLLVATGAALPALSRTYIDMFLLGHQTSLLGALFASMATMVALTGVLTWLQQANLLHGRIIASTLSSARFLGHLLRLPVTFFAQRSPADLVQRLQSNDAVAETLARDLAAAGVDGVVVLLYAALLWTYDPQLTLVGVGIALGNVVAMRIVIRLRATRTQKLRADTARLTNTSYTGLQLIETMKATGGENGYFRRWAGQHATTLEEQQRLGVPSAWLGIVAPTLATLNSALILWIGGLRAVEGHLSVGLLVAFQALVVRFTAPVTRLNGVAGRIQDFAADVTRLKDVENFPVDSLYARSDDAPSGTAGSTRRLKGHVTLDDITFGYSPLDKPLLTGFSLTVGPGQQVALVGGSGSGKSTVSRLISGLYTPWEGTIRIDGQRLDDIPRGALTASVSFVDQDVFLFEGTVRDNVALWDPSIPDEAVVDALKDAALYDVVARRPGSIQGRVEQDGRNFSGGQRQRLEIARALVRRPSVLVLDEVTSALDAETEQIIIDNLRRRGCACVVIAHRLSTVRDSDEIVVLDHGQVVERGRHEELVAAGGPYADLVREH
- a CDS encoding HlyD family efflux transporter periplasmic adaptor subunit, whose amino-acid sequence is MQFRQQALSKLQSPEELDLPVRLARPQGLLALVVTVVVMAAASVWAVTGSVSSTLRAPGILTHAQGSYVLQSPVTGQVTGVLAKEGQRLAAGAPVLKVRTEQGDRLVRAIDAGRVTTLSAGIGTVVTTGADVATVEKTRSAGDPLLAMVYVPADSAGTVPVGADVDLTVQSAPEQQYGMLRGRVQAVGHGAQTQQQIAGFLGDKQLAGQFTKGGPTVAVLVKLVKSSATKSGYAWSSAGGPPYALDSMTPASGAVHLAGQHPIDWLLP
- a CDS encoding type A2 lantipeptide produces the protein MNSVPQVQTLEISDADLDNVSGGLVGGLVSNVTGTADSIAPVSGLVGGVAGTVAGLTGVNTGAVTGTVTGLIAGA
- a CDS encoding LuxR family transcriptional regulator; translated protein: MTNAKLGEALRLLGIDHSAVRVYLALLELAPAPLSAVGAAAGLDGAELTTAYGALVDAGLASAAGSGGDVVAPVPPTAGLEILARHRAAEVEESRISVGGAFESFRRQRLAAYNDHLVEVVTGEAVGPRIRQAWASAREQIRQFESPPYFPLSGATDDALATLARGVTQRVVYSRASLEHPGHLEEAVEPCIKAGEQARVLPSVPVKLVIIDEAYGLVSLSIKEADVHNTMLVVQPCGLLSALMALFEQSWQNALPFHGRTARPGGLPPADRRLLWLLAGGTSDDVIARELGISRRTLFRRLQILMAQLGAANRFQMALQAQRSGWL
- a CDS encoding aminopeptidase P family protein, producing MAKGRRNGLYSGISDELSALMRTGWADTERHDLTLAEQSPHAARRRAALSARFPGERLVIPSGNLKVRSNDDTYPFRPYSGYVHMTGDQVRDGALVLEPRADGGHDAYCYQLPRDSRDNDEFWTGPTAELWMGRRRSLAESELVLGLPCRDIRTAADDLAAAPAAPTRIVRGVDPALTAAVTTDEVRDAELDEALSDLRLVKDEWEITELRKAVDSTVRGFTDVIGELSTAIASSERWIEGTFFRRARLEGNAVGYGSICAAGEHATIMHWTDNDGPVRPGDLLLLDAGVETNTLYTADVTRTLPINGTFTPVQRKVYDAVYEAQEAGMAAVKPGAAYRDFHEASQRHLATRLVEWGFIEGPADRAYELGLQRRFTMAGTGHMLGLDVHDCAQARQEEYVDGVMEPGMVLTVEPGLYFQPDDLTVPEEWRGIGVRIEDDLLVTDDGNENLSDGLPRSADEVEAWMARFAG
- a CDS encoding sugar phosphate isomerase/epimerase family protein; this translates as MQTVLFTKLFGDREVAEVADTSADLGFDGVDLLIRDGFTASPTSPADISTAVSRCREGGLSVPLATTDLSDPAAYPAQSVLDACAAAGIGTVRLGFWKYDPHTRVTEQIDRARRDLDVLGEIAERAGVRLALQLHGGTVHSSGALAHRLLDGRDPATFVAYPDPGNQVVQEGREDWRLTFDLLATWLGCVGVKNGGWYPAALDPSGRRAWASDWFGLADGMVPWPAIIAHLRAADFGGVLTLHSPYALPYAQVLDRTRTDAAYIRRLMAG